One Granulicella sp. 5B5 DNA window includes the following coding sequences:
- a CDS encoding TetR/AcrR family transcriptional regulator: MQGETAERILDAANALLIDRGYSAFSYADIAETVNIRKASIHHHFPTKAGLVVAVLRRHRARISEGMKALDAQIENPLIRIRNYFKYWEGCIEGRTLSFCIGALLGAEMPSLPEEVQAEVRLHFSALTEWFERTLKAGTKARAIRLQGTVATEAQMLIAVLHGAMLSARATNNCDVFRSLSQSELNRISPAKQ; this comes from the coding sequence ATGCAAGGTGAAACGGCAGAACGGATTCTCGACGCGGCTAACGCACTTCTTATCGATCGAGGGTATTCAGCTTTCAGCTACGCCGATATTGCGGAAACGGTAAATATCCGTAAGGCGAGTATTCACCATCATTTCCCGACTAAGGCCGGGCTCGTTGTCGCCGTTCTAAGGCGCCACCGCGCCAGGATTTCAGAGGGGATGAAAGCACTCGATGCTCAGATCGAGAACCCCCTGATACGCATCAGGAACTATTTCAAATACTGGGAGGGGTGTATCGAAGGCCGGACGCTCTCGTTCTGTATCGGCGCACTTTTGGGTGCCGAGATGCCCTCCCTGCCGGAAGAAGTTCAAGCCGAGGTTCGTTTGCATTTCTCAGCGCTCACGGAATGGTTTGAGCGAACCCTGAAGGCCGGAACGAAAGCACGGGCGATACGGCTCCAGGGTACCGTCGCAACCGAAGCGCAAATGTTGATTGCCGTGCTGCATGGCGCGATGCTTTCCGCACGTGCAACCAACAACTGTGATGTCTTCCGATCGCTTTCGCAGTCGGAACTGAACCGTATTTCCCCCGCAAAACAATAA
- a CDS encoding DUF1080 domain-containing protein produces the protein MPFPIKSRTIKQAGCLFIAIVAALPMPAQKIPPHQAPVILFNGHDLSTFDTFIRGEGLNSDPNHIFTVEKGIIHVSGNGFGYLITRDSYKDFCLTADFKWGEGTFLDRHGKARDSGILFNVQGEQKVWPRSIEFQITEGGTGDFWMTDGAALTGIAKDGTTGQRVTGPPGSALSIPRYNKGVAPNVTGTRDPTGEVEKPHGQWNHLVLISQGGHIRQYVNGKLVNQGTNPFPAEGKILFQSEGAEVYFRNLKLYPLK, from the coding sequence ATGCCGTTTCCCATCAAGTCCAGGACCATCAAGCAAGCTGGCTGCCTCTTCATCGCGATTGTCGCCGCTCTTCCGATGCCGGCTCAGAAGATACCGCCGCATCAGGCCCCGGTCATTCTCTTTAACGGCCATGACCTCTCTACCTTCGATACCTTCATCCGGGGCGAAGGGCTCAACTCCGACCCCAACCACATCTTCACGGTCGAAAAAGGCATCATCCACGTCTCCGGGAACGGCTTCGGCTACCTCATCACCCGTGATTCCTACAAGGACTTCTGCCTCACCGCAGACTTCAAGTGGGGCGAGGGGACCTTCCTCGATCGCCACGGCAAGGCACGCGACTCCGGCATCCTCTTCAACGTCCAGGGCGAGCAGAAGGTCTGGCCCCGCTCCATCGAGTTTCAGATCACGGAAGGCGGCACCGGCGACTTCTGGATGACCGATGGGGCGGCCCTCACAGGCATCGCGAAAGATGGTACGACCGGCCAGCGCGTTACCGGGCCTCCAGGCTCGGCGCTCAGCATCCCACGCTACAACAAGGGCGTGGCGCCCAACGTCACCGGAACTCGCGACCCGACCGGCGAGGTTGAGAAGCCTCACGGCCAGTGGAACCACCTTGTCCTCATCTCGCAGGGCGGCCACATCAGGCAGTACGTGAACGGCAAACTGGTCAACCAGGGCACGAATCCCTTCCCCGCGGAAGGCAAGATCCTCTTTCAGTCAGAGGGAGCGGAAGTCTACTTTCGCAACCTGAAACTGTATCCGCTCAAATAG
- a CDS encoding lysophospholipid acyltransferase family protein, translating to MVGLLGSLPRPLARSVGAAIGAIAYRLLGRLHATGLTNLTRAYPEKTKAELEAILRGVYRSLGWQLAEFCQMPRYTSAQAAQFIRYEGLDNYLAARDRGKGVLVLTGHLGAWELSSFYHSLVGYPMSLVIRRLDNPLVDAFVNRIRCLHGNRVIHKDDFARGLLTAMHNNETVGILMDTNMTPPQGTFVPFFGTDACTATAMARVALKTDAAVLPGFLVWEPSERNGRGGYVLHFGPPLDLIRSADPAADVIANTALFAAVTESWIRRFPGQWLWVHRRWKTRPEGQPKFYS from the coding sequence ATGGTGGGTCTCCTCGGCTCCCTCCCGCGTCCGCTGGCCCGGTCCGTCGGCGCCGCCATAGGGGCCATAGCCTACCGCCTGCTCGGCCGCCTCCACGCCACCGGCCTCACCAACCTCACCCGCGCCTACCCTGAAAAAACGAAAGCCGAACTGGAGGCCATTCTCCGCGGCGTCTACCGCTCTCTCGGCTGGCAGTTGGCCGAGTTCTGCCAGATGCCGCGCTACACCTCCGCACAGGCCGCGCAGTTCATCCGTTACGAAGGCCTCGACAACTACCTCGCCGCCCGCGACCGCGGCAAAGGTGTCCTCGTCCTCACCGGCCATCTCGGCGCATGGGAGCTCTCCAGCTTCTACCACTCCCTCGTCGGCTACCCCATGTCGCTGGTCATCCGCCGTCTCGACAACCCGCTCGTCGACGCATTCGTCAACCGCATCCGCTGCCTCCACGGCAACCGCGTCATCCACAAGGACGACTTCGCCCGCGGCCTCCTCACCGCCATGCACAACAACGAGACCGTCGGCATCCTCATGGACACCAACATGACTCCGCCGCAGGGTACCTTCGTCCCCTTCTTCGGCACCGACGCCTGCACCGCCACTGCCATGGCCCGCGTCGCGCTCAAGACAGACGCTGCCGTACTCCCGGGCTTCCTCGTCTGGGAGCCGTCGGAGCGCAACGGCCGGGGCGGCTACGTCCTCCACTTCGGCCCACCGCTCGACCTCATCCGCTCCGCCGATCCAGCCGCCGACGTCATAGCCAACACCGCACTCTTCGCGGCCGTCACCGAATCCTGGATACGCCGCTTCCCCGGCCAGTGGCTCTGGGTCCACCGCCGCTGGAAGACCCGTCCCGAAGGCCAGCCGAAGTTTTACAGCTAG
- a CDS encoding lipid-binding SYLF domain-containing protein, with product MKNLIGLLGVLAVSASCLSVPAQAQDAKLTGRLDAAAAVMGEIMHTPDKGIPQSILASAHCVVVVPSYKKAAFVVGGQYGQGVATCRTPRGWSAPVFVQLAGGSFGFQIGGQATDLVLLAMNDHGLEDMLHSKFKLGGDASVAAGPVGRNAAADTDITLHAEFLTYSRARGIFAGIDLSGVVLSQNTDDTRTEYGSNVPFESVLHGHVPAPANSLHFVHTVAKYFVVSKDNQ from the coding sequence ATGAAAAATTTGATTGGACTTCTAGGCGTTCTGGCGGTTTCGGCCTCTTGCCTGTCCGTCCCCGCCCAGGCGCAGGACGCGAAGCTCACTGGCCGTCTCGATGCGGCAGCTGCGGTCATGGGCGAGATCATGCACACCCCCGACAAAGGCATTCCCCAGTCGATCCTGGCCAGCGCCCACTGCGTTGTCGTTGTCCCAAGCTACAAGAAAGCGGCCTTCGTCGTCGGCGGCCAGTACGGCCAGGGTGTGGCTACCTGCCGCACGCCCCGCGGCTGGAGCGCTCCGGTCTTCGTGCAGCTTGCCGGTGGCAGCTTCGGCTTCCAGATCGGCGGGCAGGCCACCGACCTCGTCCTGCTGGCCATGAACGATCATGGCCTCGAAGACATGCTGCACTCCAAGTTCAAGCTTGGTGGTGACGCCTCCGTCGCTGCCGGTCCGGTCGGCCGCAATGCCGCCGCCGACACCGACATCACCCTGCATGCCGAGTTCCTCACCTACTCCCGCGCCCGCGGCATCTTCGCTGGCATCGACCTCAGCGGCGTCGTCCTCTCCCAGAACACCGACGACACCCGCACCGAGTATGGCTCCAACGTCCCCTTTGAGTCGGTCCTGCACGGCCATGTCCCCGCGCCGGCCAACAGCCTGCACTTCGTCCACACTGTGGCCAAGTACTTCGTTGTCTCCAAGGACAACCAGTAG
- a CDS encoding response regulator transcription factor — protein MTQGSRARVGVVAADPLRSIGLLAILEETVGVDAVALEMASGHEVPGLGEPVPDAPPIYDALLLDIRMPLDVLSDMVSRIRREHTGVKVVVMGKQIDPEYVQAVIGAGAKGYLAETASESEIRMAMDVVLDGSIWAPRKVLARLIDAGGVAFGGSVSNSDSVVGVMTPRELEVLQLLMDGRTNRDIASAMGIDEVTVKAHLGRMLRKTRSSNRVELTLRAIEERGSRLQPTRVGSRG, from the coding sequence GTGACGCAAGGCTCGAGAGCGCGCGTGGGAGTGGTTGCGGCAGACCCACTGCGTTCCATTGGTCTGTTGGCGATACTGGAGGAGACCGTGGGTGTCGACGCGGTCGCCTTGGAGATGGCCTCGGGACACGAGGTCCCCGGCTTGGGAGAGCCCGTTCCCGACGCCCCTCCCATCTACGACGCTCTTCTGCTGGATATCCGCATGCCGCTCGATGTGCTCTCCGACATGGTCAGCCGCATCCGCCGCGAGCACACAGGCGTGAAGGTCGTCGTCATGGGCAAGCAGATAGACCCCGAGTACGTCCAGGCCGTCATCGGCGCGGGCGCCAAGGGCTACCTCGCCGAGACCGCCAGCGAAAGCGAGATCCGCATGGCGATGGATGTCGTCCTCGATGGCTCCATCTGGGCCCCTCGCAAGGTCCTCGCCCGGCTCATCGACGCGGGCGGTGTTGCCTTCGGGGGTTCCGTCTCCAACTCCGATTCGGTCGTCGGCGTCATGACACCCCGCGAGCTTGAGGTCCTGCAACTGCTCATGGATGGCCGCACCAACCGCGACATCGCTTCAGCCATGGGCATCGACGAGGTCACGGTCAAAGCCCACCTTGGCCGCATGCTGCGCAAGACCCGCTCCTCCAATCGGGTCGAGCTCACGCTCCGCGCCATTGAGGAGCGCGGGAGCCGACTGCAGCCCACGCGCGTCGGCTCCCGCGGTTAA
- the dcd gene encoding dCTP deaminase: MSIKNDAWIRKQALEHKMIDPFSEKQVRDGVISYGLSSYGYDLRVSNEFKIFTNVNSAIIDPKAFDERSFVSVEADTIIVPPNSFALARSIEYFRIPRDVLTICVGKSTYARCGIIVNVTPFEPEWEGYVTLEISNTTPLPARIYANEGLCQILFFQGDEPCEVSYADRKGKYQNQQGIVLPKL, encoded by the coding sequence ATGTCCATCAAGAACGACGCCTGGATCAGAAAACAGGCGCTGGAACACAAGATGATCGACCCCTTCAGCGAAAAGCAGGTGCGCGATGGTGTCATCTCCTACGGTCTCTCCTCCTACGGCTACGACCTTCGCGTGTCGAACGAGTTCAAGATATTCACCAACGTCAACAGCGCGATCATCGATCCCAAGGCCTTTGACGAACGCTCCTTTGTCTCGGTAGAGGCCGATACCATCATCGTGCCCCCCAACTCCTTCGCCCTGGCACGCTCGATTGAGTACTTCCGCATCCCGCGCGACGTGCTTACAATCTGTGTGGGCAAGAGTACCTATGCCCGTTGCGGGATTATTGTGAACGTAACGCCCTTCGAGCCGGAATGGGAGGGTTACGTCACACTAGAGATCTCCAACACCACGCCCTTGCCGGCCCGTATCTATGCCAACGAAGGCCTCTGCCAGATACTGTTCTTCCAAGGTGACGAACCCTGCGAGGTCAGCTACGCAGACCGCAAGGGCAAGTACCAGAACCAGCAGGGAATCGTTCTACCCAAGTTGTAG
- a CDS encoding HU family DNA-binding protein — MIKQDLIQRVVERTGLPRIKAESAVDAIFEAMKGALTKSDRIELRGFGVFTVKPRKTGVGRNPRTGAEVSITPGKAVRFKPGKDLHLID; from the coding sequence TTGATTAAGCAGGATCTCATTCAACGGGTCGTCGAACGCACGGGACTCCCTCGCATCAAGGCCGAGTCCGCGGTAGACGCTATCTTTGAGGCCATGAAGGGCGCTCTGACCAAGAGCGACCGCATCGAACTGCGCGGCTTCGGCGTCTTCACAGTCAAACCCCGCAAGACCGGGGTGGGACGCAACCCGCGCACCGGCGCGGAGGTCAGCATCACTCCGGGCAAGGCTGTGCGCTTCAAACCCGGCAAGGACCTGCACCTGATCGACTGA